In the genome of Actinomadura graeca, one region contains:
- a CDS encoding class I SAM-dependent methyltransferase, which produces MAKDFDLYERELWAGRAPAYERGFAHVTRYMVGPLLDAAGVAAGTRLLDVGTGPGVVSAAAAGRGASVTAMDADPDMADTARRNVPGLDVRVAVLPDVPFADAAFDAVAGNFVINHVGSPEVVLAELRRVLRPGGRLALSCWVMPGSGALAVVREAIEAAGVPWPDDIPEPPFMEHGETAAFRRLVSAAGFAEVTVEEVTWEHVVDPEVWWETGALSRVGTNGVIVGRQDAATVQRIKKEFDRIVAGYAAPDGKVALPAHALLASGAR; this is translated from the coding sequence ATGGCCAAGGACTTCGATCTTTACGAGCGGGAGTTGTGGGCCGGGCGCGCGCCCGCGTACGAGCGGGGTTTCGCGCATGTGACCCGCTACATGGTCGGCCCGCTCCTGGACGCGGCGGGCGTCGCGGCCGGGACACGGCTCCTGGACGTCGGCACCGGGCCCGGCGTCGTGTCCGCGGCGGCGGCCGGGCGCGGCGCCTCGGTCACGGCGATGGACGCCGACCCCGACATGGCCGACACCGCGCGCAGGAACGTCCCCGGCCTGGACGTGCGGGTCGCGGTCCTGCCGGACGTGCCGTTCGCGGACGCCGCGTTCGACGCCGTCGCGGGCAACTTCGTGATCAACCATGTGGGCTCCCCCGAGGTGGTCCTGGCGGAGCTGCGGCGGGTGCTGCGCCCGGGCGGGCGGCTGGCGCTGAGCTGCTGGGTCATGCCCGGCAGCGGGGCCCTCGCGGTCGTCCGCGAGGCGATCGAGGCGGCGGGGGTGCCGTGGCCGGACGACATCCCGGAGCCGCCGTTCATGGAGCACGGCGAGACCGCGGCGTTCCGCCGCCTGGTGTCCGCGGCGGGCTTCGCGGAAGTCACCGTCGAGGAGGTGACGTGGGAGCACGTCGTCGACCCCGAGGTGTGGTGGGAGACGGGCGCGCTGTCCCGGGTCGGCACCAACGGCGTCATCGTCGGCCGCCAGGACGCCGCGACCGTCCAGCGGATCAAGAAGGAGTTCGACCGGATCGTCGCCGGGTACGCGGCGCCGGACGGGAAGGTCGCCCTTCCGGCGCACGCGCTGCTGGCCTCCGGAGCCCGCTGA
- a CDS encoding bacterial proteasome activator family protein: MNEPSKNQSEQEPQVLVVGPNGIAIEGGGGDGESEAKSVTEMVEQPAKVMRIGGMIRQLLDEVKAAPLDEASRARLREIHKSSIKELEDGLAPELVEELERLSLPFTEGVVPSESELRIAQAQLVGWLEGLFHGIQTTLFAQQMAARAQLEQMRRALPAGMVPPGVEDEQPGPRHSSGPYL, translated from the coding sequence ATGAACGAGCCTTCGAAGAACCAGTCTGAACAGGAACCGCAGGTGCTCGTGGTCGGCCCGAACGGCATCGCTATCGAGGGCGGCGGCGGGGACGGCGAGAGCGAGGCCAAGTCGGTCACCGAGATGGTCGAGCAGCCCGCGAAGGTGATGCGGATCGGCGGGATGATCCGTCAGCTCCTCGACGAGGTGAAGGCGGCCCCGCTGGACGAGGCCAGCCGCGCGCGGCTCCGCGAGATCCACAAGTCGTCCATCAAGGAGCTGGAGGACGGCCTGGCGCCCGAGCTCGTCGAGGAGCTGGAGCGGCTGTCGCTGCCGTTCACCGAGGGCGTCGTGCCGAGCGAGTCCGAGCTGCGGATCGCGCAGGCGCAGCTCGTCGGCTGGCTTGAGGGCCTCTTCCACGGCATCCAGACGACGCTGTTCGCCCAGCAGATGGCGGCGCGCGCGCAGCTTGAGCAGATGCGCCGCGCCCTTCCGGCGGGCATGGTCCCTCCCGGCGTGGAGGACGAGCAGCCCGGGCCGCGCCACTCGTCCGGTCCCTACCTGTAG
- a CDS encoding MinD/ParA family ATP-binding protein: MARNEHDGRSLEERLASLDAMSGETAGPAATEDEPSPGRPPAQEDEQVLDQNGNPWLAAPPPFQGPPESFGPAQGRPPQGEAQDQGPPAFPGVPAPPPFDGRPYEGGPMPQPFDGGMLPPPYAGYQGLEQPPAVPSDPVSSPTPASPPTPAATPAAAAPQQSPYVQEPWETGPPQPRETTANGESAPPFDELPPYMPDQVTASDPNSGPPPYAQDPNAVTSQQYRPVDPSTGQPYAPQDPAAAPPSPGTDLGAGQPYAQDPNTGRPYQQDLNGTAQQYLQPSDPNAQQYAQEQPYAQEQQYAPDPQPYPAFDPNTGQPYATGPSPVPQPYGQNPNAAAQPYPPQDPNAAAQQAQEQGYAYDPNTGQVYPQAVPGGETGAPQQGYAYGPPQGPPQGPSQGPPQGPPQGPPPQGPYGAYQQMPGPPGGAPQGPYPGHPQQPDPQSSESLSSENLLGERKIAPSSGWRRAVYKATAGSIHPGESQGDLRRKDLVARARTPVAGGHHRVAVMSLKGGVGKTTTTTGLGSMLGSFRGDRVIAVDANPDRGTLSDKVKLETAATVRDLLNSRDKIHRYADVRAFTSQNVARLEVLASDRDPAVSEAFSAEDYAAVAVVLEQYYSICITDCGTGLLHSAMAGVLSLADQLVLVSSPSVDGARSASATLDWLEAHDHGHLVRNGVVVLSMVRNRTRSQVDLDKLQAHFESRCRAVVRIPYDDHLEEGAEVELDQLAPATREAYLTLAAVVGDGFAHPRPEDP; the protein is encoded by the coding sequence GTGGCAAGGAACGAGCACGACGGGCGTTCCCTGGAGGAGCGGCTGGCCTCACTGGACGCGATGAGCGGTGAGACGGCAGGGCCCGCCGCCACCGAGGACGAGCCGTCCCCCGGGCGGCCTCCGGCGCAGGAGGACGAGCAGGTCCTCGACCAGAACGGCAACCCGTGGCTCGCCGCCCCGCCGCCCTTCCAAGGACCCCCGGAAAGCTTCGGCCCGGCGCAGGGACGGCCCCCGCAGGGTGAGGCCCAGGACCAAGGGCCCCCGGCCTTCCCCGGTGTCCCCGCACCCCCTCCGTTCGACGGCCGCCCGTACGAGGGCGGCCCGATGCCCCAGCCGTTCGACGGCGGCATGCTCCCCCCGCCTTACGCCGGATACCAGGGGCTTGAGCAGCCGCCCGCCGTCCCGTCCGATCCCGTCTCCTCTCCCACGCCCGCCTCTCCTCCCACGCCCGCCGCCACTCCCGCGGCCGCAGCCCCGCAGCAGTCGCCCTACGTGCAGGAGCCCTGGGAGACGGGCCCGCCGCAGCCGCGCGAGACCACCGCCAACGGCGAGAGCGCCCCGCCCTTCGACGAGCTCCCGCCCTACATGCCCGACCAGGTCACCGCCTCCGACCCGAACTCGGGCCCGCCGCCGTACGCGCAGGACCCCAACGCCGTCACAAGCCAGCAGTACCGTCCGGTCGACCCGTCCACGGGGCAGCCGTACGCGCCGCAGGACCCCGCCGCCGCTCCGCCCTCCCCCGGCACGGACCTCGGCGCGGGACAGCCTTACGCACAGGACCCGAACACCGGCCGTCCCTACCAACAGGACCTCAACGGGACCGCCCAGCAGTACCTGCAACCGTCTGACCCGAACGCGCAGCAGTACGCGCAGGAACAGCCGTACGCCCAAGAACAGCAGTACGCGCCGGACCCGCAGCCGTACCCGGCGTTCGACCCGAACACCGGGCAGCCGTACGCAACGGGCCCGAGCCCCGTCCCGCAGCCCTATGGGCAGAACCCCAACGCGGCGGCGCAGCCGTACCCGCCGCAGGATCCGAACGCGGCGGCACAGCAGGCACAGGAGCAGGGGTACGCATACGACCCGAACACCGGGCAGGTGTATCCGCAGGCAGTGCCCGGTGGGGAAACGGGAGCGCCCCAGCAGGGATACGCGTACGGCCCACCCCAAGGCCCGCCACAGGGCCCGTCCCAGGGACCGCCGCAGGGGCCGCCCCAGGGACCGCCACCACAGGGACCGTATGGCGCGTACCAGCAGATGCCGGGTCCGCCCGGCGGAGCACCGCAGGGCCCGTACCCGGGGCATCCGCAGCAGCCGGACCCGCAGAGCTCCGAGAGCCTCAGCTCCGAGAACCTGCTGGGGGAGCGGAAGATCGCGCCGTCCTCGGGATGGCGGCGCGCGGTCTACAAGGCCACCGCGGGCAGCATCCACCCGGGCGAGTCGCAGGGCGACCTGCGCCGCAAGGACCTGGTGGCGCGTGCCCGGACGCCCGTCGCCGGCGGGCATCACCGGGTGGCCGTCATGTCGCTGAAGGGCGGCGTGGGCAAGACCACGACCACGACGGGCCTCGGCTCGATGCTCGGCTCGTTCCGCGGCGACCGGGTCATCGCGGTGGACGCCAACCCCGACCGCGGCACGCTGTCGGACAAGGTCAAGCTGGAGACGGCCGCGACCGTCCGGGACCTGCTGAACAGCCGGGACAAGATCCACCGCTACGCCGACGTCCGCGCCTTCACCTCGCAGAACGTCGCGCGCCTGGAGGTCCTGGCGTCCGACCGCGACCCGGCCGTCAGTGAGGCGTTCAGCGCCGAGGACTACGCCGCCGTGGCGGTCGTCCTGGAACAGTACTACTCGATCTGCATCACCGACTGCGGGACGGGCCTGCTGCACTCGGCGATGGCGGGCGTGCTGAGCCTGGCCGACCAGCTCGTCCTGGTCAGCTCCCCCTCGGTGGACGGCGCGCGCTCCGCGAGCGCCACGCTGGACTGGCTGGAGGCGCACGACCACGGCCACCTCGTCCGCAACGGCGTGGTGGTGCTGTCGATGGTCCGCAACCGGACGCGCAGCCAGGTCGACCTCGACAAGCTCCAGGCGCACTTCGAGAGCCGCTGCCGCGCCGTCGTCCGCATCCCCTACGACGACCACCTGGAGGAGGGCGCCGAGGTGGAGCTGGACCAGCTCGCCCCGGCGACGCGCGAGGCGTACCTGACGCTCGCCGCCGTGGTCGGCGACGGCTTCGCCCATCCGCGTCCGGAGGATCCCTGA
- a CDS encoding signal peptidase I, producing MADVYVGKAAPDAAGDRGWLLGHFKPPGDLRHSGEVEIKWGVHPKGERRARWTDGEKRTALLVLISGRFRLEFPEREVVLAEQGDYVVWGRGVDHSWQAEEESVVMTVRWPSIPGYAVPDDAGA from the coding sequence GTGGCGGACGTGTACGTGGGGAAGGCGGCGCCGGACGCCGCCGGTGATCGCGGTTGGCTGCTCGGGCACTTCAAGCCTCCCGGCGACCTCCGGCACAGCGGCGAGGTCGAGATCAAGTGGGGCGTCCACCCGAAGGGGGAGCGGCGCGCCCGCTGGACGGACGGCGAGAAGCGCACCGCGCTGCTCGTCCTGATCAGCGGCCGGTTCCGGCTGGAGTTCCCGGAGCGCGAGGTCGTGCTGGCCGAGCAGGGCGACTATGTCGTGTGGGGACGTGGCGTCGACCACTCCTGGCAGGCGGAGGAGGAGTCGGTGGTCATGACCGTCCGCTGGCCCTCGATCCCCGGCTACGCCGTCCCGGACGACGCGGGGGCGTGA
- the serS gene encoding serine--tRNA ligase: protein MIDLRALREDPERLRASQRARGEDDGVVDRLLDLDERRRSALTSFERLRSEQKSFGKSVSKAQGDERQALLARAKELAQQVKDAEAGADRLGEELDALLRGVPNLIEEDAPPGGEQDFVVLETVGEPPAFDFEPKDHLELGEGLGAIDMERGAKVAGARFYYLTGVGARLQYALLNLAMEQAVASGFVPMYPPVLVKPEAMEGTGFLGAHAAEVYQLRQEDLYLVGTSEVPLAAYHMNEIIDELPRRYVAWSSCFRREAGSYGKDTRGIIRVHQFDKVEMFSYCDPGDAHAEHLRLLEWEKEMLAKVELPYRVIDVAAGDLGASAARKYDCEAWVPTQGTYREVTSTSNCTGFQARRLAVRHRDADGKNQPVATLNGTLATTRWIVAILENHQQADGSVRVPEALRKFLGLEVLEPVKR, encoded by the coding sequence GTGATTGACCTGCGAGCTCTTCGAGAGGATCCCGAGCGGCTGCGCGCCTCGCAGCGCGCCCGCGGCGAGGATGACGGCGTCGTCGACCGGCTGCTGGACCTGGACGAGAGGCGCCGCTCGGCGCTCACCTCGTTCGAGCGGCTGCGTTCCGAGCAGAAGAGTTTCGGCAAGTCGGTGTCCAAGGCGCAGGGCGACGAGCGGCAGGCGCTGCTGGCCCGCGCGAAGGAGCTGGCGCAGCAGGTGAAGGACGCCGAGGCCGGCGCCGACCGGCTCGGCGAGGAGCTCGACGCGCTGCTGAGGGGGGTGCCCAACCTCATCGAGGAGGACGCACCGCCCGGCGGCGAGCAGGACTTCGTCGTCCTGGAGACGGTCGGCGAGCCGCCCGCGTTCGACTTCGAGCCCAAAGACCACCTGGAGCTGGGCGAGGGCCTCGGCGCCATCGACATGGAGCGCGGCGCGAAGGTCGCCGGCGCGCGCTTCTACTACCTGACCGGCGTCGGCGCGCGCCTGCAGTACGCGCTGCTGAACCTCGCCATGGAGCAGGCCGTCGCGTCGGGCTTCGTGCCGATGTACCCGCCGGTGCTCGTGAAGCCGGAGGCGATGGAGGGCACGGGTTTCCTCGGCGCGCACGCCGCCGAGGTGTACCAGCTCCGCCAGGAGGACCTGTACCTCGTCGGCACGTCCGAGGTGCCGCTGGCCGCCTACCACATGAACGAGATCATCGACGAGCTGCCGCGGCGGTACGTGGCGTGGTCGTCGTGCTTCCGCCGCGAGGCCGGCTCGTACGGCAAGGACACGCGCGGCATCATCCGCGTCCACCAGTTCGACAAGGTGGAGATGTTCTCCTACTGCGACCCCGGTGACGCCCACGCCGAGCACCTGCGGCTGCTGGAGTGGGAGAAGGAGATGCTCGCGAAGGTCGAGCTGCCCTACCGGGTGATCGACGTCGCGGCGGGCGACCTCGGCGCGAGCGCGGCCCGCAAGTACGACTGTGAGGCGTGGGTCCCGACGCAGGGCACCTACCGCGAGGTCACGTCCACGTCCAACTGCACCGGGTTCCAGGCGCGGCGCCTCGCGGTCCGGCACCGCGACGCCGACGGCAAGAACCAGCCGGTCGCGACGTTGAACGGCACCCTCGCCACCACCCGCTGGATCGTCGCGATCCTGGAGAACCACCAGCAGGCGGACGGCTCGGTCCGCGTGCCCGAGGCCCTGCGGAAGTTCCTGGGCCTGGAGGTCCTGGAGCCCGTCAAGCGCTGA
- a CDS encoding NAD(P)H-quinone oxidoreductase: MHAIVIREPGDADVLEWADVPDPAAGPGEVLIDVVASAVNRADVMQRLGFYPPPEGAPPYPGLEVSGRVAGLGAGVTGLKPGDEVCALLSGGGYAERVAVPAGQVLPVPRGVDVVDAAGLPEVACTVWSNVFLLGALSAGETLLVHGGGSGIGTLAIQAAKARGARVVCTVGSEEKAARCRELGADLAVNYREEDFVESGPYDVILDLMGAKYLERNVKALATGGRLMVIGLQGGARAELDLGLLLRKRALVHATSLRARPAEEKARIVAAVREELWPLLESGDVRPVIDQRVPMADAARAHRLLEESGHVGKILLTV, from the coding sequence ATGCATGCGATCGTGATCCGTGAGCCGGGGGACGCCGACGTCCTGGAGTGGGCGGACGTGCCGGACCCCGCCGCCGGACCGGGCGAGGTGCTCATCGACGTGGTGGCGAGCGCGGTCAACCGCGCGGACGTCATGCAGCGACTGGGCTTCTATCCCCCGCCCGAGGGCGCTCCCCCGTACCCGGGCCTGGAGGTCTCCGGGCGGGTGGCCGGGCTCGGCGCGGGCGTGACGGGCCTGAAGCCCGGCGACGAGGTGTGCGCGCTGCTGTCCGGAGGGGGTTACGCCGAGCGGGTCGCCGTGCCCGCGGGGCAGGTGCTCCCGGTTCCGCGCGGGGTGGACGTCGTGGACGCGGCCGGCCTGCCGGAGGTCGCGTGCACGGTGTGGTCGAACGTCTTCCTGCTGGGCGCGCTGTCGGCGGGGGAGACGCTCCTCGTGCACGGCGGCGGCAGCGGGATCGGGACGCTCGCGATCCAGGCGGCCAAGGCGCGGGGCGCGCGTGTCGTGTGCACGGTGGGCAGCGAGGAGAAGGCGGCCCGCTGCCGCGAACTCGGCGCGGACCTCGCGGTGAACTACCGCGAGGAGGACTTCGTCGAGAGCGGCCCGTACGACGTGATCCTGGACCTGATGGGGGCCAAGTACCTGGAACGGAACGTGAAGGCGCTGGCCACCGGCGGACGGCTGATGGTCATCGGCCTCCAGGGCGGCGCGCGGGCCGAGCTGGACCTCGGGCTGCTGCTGAGGAAGCGGGCGCTGGTCCACGCGACCAGCCTCCGGGCGCGTCCGGCGGAGGAGAAGGCGCGGATCGTGGCGGCCGTCCGCGAGGAGCTGTGGCCGCTGCTGGAATCGGGGGACGTGCGGCCTGTCATCGACCAGAGGGTCCCGATGGCGGACGCGGCGCGCGCCCACCGGCTGCTCGAAGAAAGCGGTCATGTCGGCAAGATCCTGCTGACCGTGTGA
- a CDS encoding HAD family hydrolase produces MSESSPRLIATDLDGTIVRSDGTISDRTAAALARVERAGAVLVMVTGRPPRWMTGVAAAVDHHGVAICANGAVLYDLHTESVVHTREIAPDVIAEAVERLRAISPDLRFAVEYPHGFVFEARYDLGRWDAEALGGRPVDGAELVSRGGTKLLAFHPSAGPDALAEKAVQAVGDLVTVTHSSGRGLLEMSARGVTKATALAALCGERGIPSDDVVAFGDMPNDLPMLTWAGTSYGVANAHPLVLAAVTHTTSRNDDDGVAEVIERLFP; encoded by the coding sequence ATGTCCGAGTCCTCGCCGCGCCTGATCGCCACCGACCTCGACGGCACGATCGTGCGCTCCGACGGGACGATCTCCGACCGCACCGCCGCCGCCCTCGCCAGGGTGGAACGTGCCGGAGCGGTGCTCGTGATGGTCACCGGCCGCCCGCCGCGCTGGATGACGGGGGTCGCCGCCGCCGTCGACCACCACGGCGTCGCCATCTGCGCCAACGGCGCGGTGCTCTACGACCTGCACACCGAGTCCGTGGTCCACACGCGGGAGATCGCACCCGACGTGATCGCGGAGGCGGTGGAGCGGCTCCGCGCGATCTCCCCCGATCTGCGCTTCGCGGTCGAGTACCCGCACGGGTTCGTGTTCGAGGCCCGCTACGACCTCGGCCGCTGGGACGCCGAGGCCCTCGGCGGGCGTCCCGTGGACGGCGCGGAGCTGGTCAGCCGGGGCGGCACCAAGCTCCTGGCGTTCCACCCCAGCGCCGGGCCCGACGCGCTCGCGGAGAAGGCGGTGCAGGCGGTCGGCGATCTGGTCACGGTGACCCACTCGTCCGGCCGGGGGCTGCTGGAGATGAGCGCCCGAGGCGTCACCAAGGCGACCGCGCTGGCGGCCCTGTGCGGGGAGCGGGGCATCCCGTCCGACGACGTCGTCGCCTTCGGTGACATGCCCAACGACCTGCCGATGCTCACCTGGGCGGGCACCTCGTACGGCGTCGCGAACGCGCATCCGCTCGTGCTGGCGGCGGTCACCCACACCACGTCCCGCAACGACGACGACGGCGTCGCCGAGGTCATCGAACGGCTCTTCCCCTAG